In Cloacibacterium caeni, a single window of DNA contains:
- a CDS encoding chorismate mutase, translated as MNLKDLQNDWINEFSKPLIIAGPCSAESEAQMMETAQRLKESGAEVPVFRAGIWKPRTKPNGFEGVGVIGLNWLKKVKDEFGFKTATEVANAHHVYAALEADVDILWIGARSTVNPFTVQEIAVALKGTNKPVLVKNPVNPDLALWIGALERLLGQDVKNLGVIHRGFSSYQKTKYRNLPNWQIALDFKHQYPNIPMFVDPSHICGRRDLLSDVTQEAFNVGYEGAMIESHCNPDAAWSDAAQQITPEVLAEMLGNLQIRNSDISGFDEEMGKHRALISDIDFQLIELLSNRMKISEKIGALKKENNIAIFQPDRWKVIAEYASARAEESGMGKDFIEKVFKAIHEESIEVQNNIMIDK; from the coding sequence ATGAATTTAAAAGATTTACAAAACGATTGGATTAATGAGTTCTCGAAACCATTAATTATAGCAGGACCTTGTAGCGCAGAATCAGAAGCACAAATGATGGAAACTGCACAAAGATTGAAAGAAAGTGGTGCAGAAGTTCCCGTTTTTAGAGCAGGAATTTGGAAGCCAAGAACCAAACCAAATGGTTTCGAAGGAGTAGGAGTTATCGGTCTTAATTGGCTAAAAAAAGTAAAAGACGAGTTTGGTTTTAAAACAGCAACCGAAGTTGCCAATGCACATCACGTTTATGCAGCTCTAGAAGCAGATGTAGATATTCTTTGGATTGGAGCGCGTTCTACCGTAAATCCATTTACCGTTCAAGAAATTGCTGTGGCATTAAAGGGAACCAATAAACCTGTTTTGGTGAAAAATCCGGTAAATCCAGATTTAGCACTTTGGATTGGTGCTTTAGAAAGACTTTTAGGTCAAGATGTGAAAAACTTAGGCGTTATTCACAGAGGATTTTCATCTTATCAAAAAACAAAATATAGAAATTTACCCAATTGGCAAATCGCATTAGATTTTAAACACCAATATCCGAATATTCCAATGTTTGTAGACCCTTCTCACATTTGTGGTAGAAGAGATTTGCTTTCGGATGTTACTCAGGAAGCATTTAACGTAGGTTACGAAGGAGCGATGATAGAATCTCACTGCAATCCAGATGCAGCTTGGAGTGATGCAGCTCAACAAATTACGCCAGAAGTTTTGGCTGAAATGTTAGGAAATCTACAAATTAGAAACTCAGATATTTCTGGATTTGATGAAGAAATGGGCAAACACAGAGCTTTAATTTCTGATATTGACTTCCAATTAATAGAATTATTATCAAACAGAATGAAAATTTCTGAAAAAATTGGAGCGTTGAAGAAAGAGAATAATATCGCAATCTTCCAGCCAGACCGTTGGAAAGTGATTGCAGAATATGCCTCTGCAAGAGCCGAAGAATCTGGAATGGGCAAAGATTTTATAGAAAAAGTTTTCAAGGCGATTCACGAAGAATCCATTGAAGTTCAAAACAATATCATGATTGATAAATAA
- a CDS encoding chloride channel protein, whose amino-acid sequence MNFHYKRLLVPIRKNFIVRNLLSYFKNVYQRTTYANSTLKKQFLQFLPFLLASFITGFVAFLYSKIFTFSEKWSHEIFHQNKLYIFIITPLSFFISWFLVRTFAKYSAGSGIPQVMASVELSKPNTHHLVKRFLSLRIIIIKILASAVKVFGGGIAGREGPTIQIAGSIFVEIHKRLPKWWVPISEKNVMIAGAASGLAAAFNTPLGGIIFAIEELAKTHIKYIKSPLFVAVIIAGLTAQGFGGSYLYLGYPKTNYSGWLVFVGIFITAIVAGYFGSKMCSIIIAVMSFFEKFKKNYQQVFIVFFCGFFVATFIYFFGTEVMGSGKELMERLLFTSDKSVEWYLPFLRMNGLIATFSFGGAGGVFAPSLSSGASFGALIAQLLQLTGDNANLLILIGMTAFLTGVTRAPFTSAIIIFEMTDRHSIIFFLLLGAVLASLVCNFVTKKAFYDVLKEKYIEKALNQENIEKK is encoded by the coding sequence ATGAATTTTCATTACAAAAGATTGCTGGTTCCCATTCGGAAAAATTTTATTGTAAGAAATCTACTTTCTTATTTTAAAAATGTATACCAAAGAACCACTTATGCCAATTCTACCCTCAAAAAGCAGTTTCTACAGTTTTTACCTTTTTTATTGGCATCTTTTATCACTGGATTTGTGGCTTTCTTGTACAGTAAAATATTCACCTTTTCAGAAAAGTGGTCTCACGAAATTTTTCATCAGAATAAATTATATATTTTCATCATCACGCCTTTGAGTTTTTTCATTTCTTGGTTTTTGGTAAGAACTTTTGCCAAATATTCTGCTGGAAGCGGAATTCCGCAAGTCATGGCTTCAGTAGAATTGTCAAAACCAAATACACATCATCTTGTTAAAAGATTTTTGAGTTTAAGAATAATCATCATCAAAATTTTAGCAAGTGCCGTAAAAGTTTTTGGTGGAGGAATTGCAGGAAGAGAAGGGCCAACCATTCAAATTGCAGGTTCTATTTTTGTGGAAATTCATAAAAGATTGCCAAAATGGTGGGTTCCAATTTCCGAAAAAAATGTAATGATTGCAGGAGCCGCTTCTGGTTTAGCCGCAGCTTTTAACACGCCACTTGGCGGAATTATTTTTGCGATTGAAGAATTAGCCAAAACTCATATTAAGTATATTAAATCTCCACTTTTTGTAGCAGTTATCATCGCTGGTCTCACTGCGCAAGGTTTTGGTGGCAGTTACTTGTATCTAGGTTATCCTAAAACCAATTACTCTGGTTGGCTGGTTTTTGTAGGAATTTTTATTACGGCTATTGTCGCTGGATATTTTGGAAGTAAAATGTGTAGCATTATCATTGCAGTGATGAGTTTTTTTGAGAAATTTAAGAAAAATTATCAACAAGTTTTTATCGTTTTTTTCTGTGGATTTTTTGTGGCAACTTTCATCTATTTTTTCGGAACCGAAGTTATGGGCTCTGGTAAAGAATTAATGGAAAGATTGCTTTTTACCTCAGATAAATCGGTAGAATGGTATTTACCTTTTTTGAGAATGAATGGTTTAATTGCTACTTTCAGTTTTGGCGGAGCAGGAGGTGTTTTTGCCCCTTCACTGAGCTCGGGAGCAAGTTTTGGAGCGTTGATTGCTCAATTGCTACAATTAACAGGAGATAATGCTAATTTATTGATTTTAATTGGGATGACTGCTTTTCTTACAGGAGTTACCAGAGCGCCATTTACCTCCGCAATTATTATATTTGAAATGACAGACAGACATAGTATCATCTTTTTTCTATTATTGGGAGCAGTTCTCGCTTCTTTGGTTTGTAATTTTGTAACCAAGAAAGCTTTTTATGATGTTCTGAAAGAAAAATATATCGAAAAGGCTCTGAATCAAGAAAATATTGAAAAAAAATAA
- a CDS encoding TIGR00341 family protein: protein MFRLLDLHKGEENKQKVLENVKDNISFSGSNLWILMAAILVASVGLNVNSTAVVIGAMLISPLMGPIVGAGFALGVFDFELLKKSLKNLLIATIASLLVSTIYFYISPFKEAQSELLARTSPNIYDVLIAFFGGLAGVIAITRVEKGNPIPGVAIATALMPPLCTAGFGLATGNFKFFFGALFLYTINCVFIGISTFLIVKFLKYPSVKFVDLKERKRVQNLITLLSLLVLLPSIYFAYSLYKEQEFRIKADQFIEKEFIEKGNTLVYKKINFLSNPRKIELAFLKRNFTQDEIKKMNQSLSEIGLNNTELIIKANNYQNLEVLKDDILNEINKNSERDKELLALKSQTSSLEDNMQLLKEAQVLFPNINAINVSELSFAQGDSLVEKPVLIYQSSENLTDEDQIKLKKWIEKRLNKSNVEVYK from the coding sequence ATGTTTAGACTATTAGATTTACACAAAGGAGAAGAAAACAAACAAAAAGTTTTAGAAAACGTAAAAGATAATATTTCTTTTTCTGGTTCTAATTTATGGATTCTAATGGCTGCGATTCTTGTAGCATCTGTAGGTCTTAATGTAAATTCTACAGCAGTGGTGATTGGAGCCATGCTTATTTCTCCTTTGATGGGACCTATTGTAGGCGCTGGTTTTGCACTTGGCGTTTTTGATTTTGAATTACTGAAAAAATCTTTAAAAAACTTACTTATTGCTACCATTGCGAGTTTATTAGTTTCTACCATCTATTTTTATATTAGTCCTTTCAAAGAAGCTCAATCTGAGTTATTAGCCAGAACATCTCCTAATATTTATGATGTGCTTATTGCATTTTTTGGCGGTTTAGCTGGTGTTATTGCAATAACTAGAGTGGAAAAAGGAAATCCTATTCCTGGGGTTGCCATTGCTACAGCTCTTATGCCACCATTATGTACAGCAGGTTTTGGTTTGGCAACAGGTAATTTTAAGTTCTTTTTTGGAGCATTATTTCTTTATACAATTAATTGTGTTTTTATAGGGATTTCTACATTTTTAATTGTTAAATTTCTTAAATATCCATCGGTTAAATTTGTAGATTTAAAAGAAAGAAAAAGAGTGCAAAATTTGATAACTCTACTTTCTTTACTGGTTCTTTTGCCAAGTATTTATTTTGCCTATTCATTATATAAAGAACAGGAATTTAGGATTAAAGCAGACCAGTTTATTGAAAAAGAATTTATAGAAAAAGGAAATACTTTGGTTTATAAAAAAATAAATTTTTTAAGCAATCCTCGAAAAATAGAATTGGCTTTCTTAAAGAGAAATTTTACTCAAGATGAAATAAAAAAAATGAACCAAAGTCTTTCAGAAATTGGTCTAAATAATACCGAACTTATTATTAAAGCTAATAACTATCAAAATTTAGAAGTTTTAAAAGACGATATTCTTAATGAAATCAATAAAAATTCTGAAAGAGATAAAGAATTATTGGCTTTAAAAAGTCAAACTTCATCTTTAGAAGATAATATGCAGTTGCTTAAAGAAGCTCAAGTTTTGTTTCCAAATATTAATGCGATAAATGTTTCTGAACTCAGTTTTGCACAAGGTGATTCATTGGTTGAAAAACCTGTACTAATTTATCAATCATCAGAAAATCTTACAGATGAAGACCAAATAAAACTGAAAAAATGGATTGAGAAAAGACTTAATAAATCAAATGTAGAAGTGTATAAATAA
- the dnaX gene encoding DNA polymerase III subunit gamma/tau, translating to MENFIVSARKYRPQEFDTVVGQSHVTDTLEHAIENSQLAQALLFCGPRGVGKTTCARILARKINEKDGSTSEDGFAYNIFELDAASNNSVDDIRDLTDQVRFAPQVGKYKIYIIDEVHMLSTAAFNAFLKTLEEPPVHAIFILATTEKHKIIPTILSRCQIYDFKRITIEDIQEHLRKIAEKEGVNYEDDALFLIAQKADGALRDALSIFDRLTTFTQKNITLAKAAEVLNILDYDQYLKIVDFAKENSIPGILTAFNDIVKKGFDPHLFIGGLGSHFRDLMMAQNASTLALIEVGENTKQKFSEQSKNWSAQQLIDAIEICNHADINYKNSKNPRLTVEIALMQLASLTAAKSDDKKKSS from the coding sequence ATGGAAAATTTTATCGTATCCGCAAGAAAATATCGTCCGCAAGAGTTTGACACTGTTGTAGGGCAATCTCACGTTACAGATACCTTAGAACATGCCATAGAAAATAGTCAGTTGGCTCAAGCGTTGCTTTTTTGCGGACCAAGAGGTGTAGGAAAAACGACTTGTGCTAGAATTTTGGCTAGAAAAATCAACGAAAAAGATGGTTCTACCTCAGAAGACGGATTTGCGTATAATATCTTTGAATTAGATGCTGCTTCTAATAACTCAGTAGATGATATTAGAGATTTAACAGACCAAGTTCGTTTTGCTCCACAAGTTGGGAAATATAAAATTTACATTATAGACGAGGTTCATATGCTGTCTACAGCGGCGTTTAATGCTTTTCTTAAAACATTAGAAGAACCTCCAGTTCACGCTATTTTTATTTTAGCAACTACCGAAAAACATAAGATAATTCCTACCATTTTATCAAGATGTCAGATTTATGATTTCAAAAGAATCACTATTGAAGATATACAGGAACATCTTAGAAAAATTGCTGAAAAAGAAGGTGTAAATTATGAAGATGATGCATTGTTTTTAATTGCTCAAAAAGCAGATGGAGCACTAAGAGATGCACTTTCTATCTTCGATAGACTTACCACTTTTACTCAAAAAAATATTACGCTTGCTAAAGCTGCAGAAGTTCTCAATATTCTAGATTACGATCAATATTTGAAAATTGTAGATTTCGCAAAAGAAAATAGCATTCCGGGAATCCTTACCGCTTTCAATGATATTGTTAAAAAAGGTTTTGACCCACATTTATTTATTGGTGGATTGGGAAGTCATTTCCGTGATTTAATGATGGCTCAGAATGCTTCTACACTTGCTCTAATAGAAGTAGGTGAGAACACGAAACAGAAGTTTTCTGAACAGAGCAAAAATTGGAGTGCTCAGCAACTCATAGATGCTATAGAAATCTGTAATCACGCAGATATTAATTACAAAAATTCTAAAAATCCAAGATTAACGGTAGAAATCGCTTTGATGCAGTTGGCCAGTCTTACTGCTGCGAAAAGTGATGATAAAAAAAAAAGTTCTTAA
- a CDS encoding sodium-translocating pyrophosphatase, whose protein sequence is MNLLFYLVPLFGVIALLYTFVQSSWVSKQPAGNDRMKTISGHIADGAMAFLKAEYRILTYFVIVVGVLLGIMGFSNANSHWSIGVAFAVGAVFSATAGYIGMKIATKSNVRTAEAAKTSLAQALKVSFTGGSVMGMGVAGLAVLGLGSLFLIIKQIFAPEASVDSHEMERAIEILTGFSLGAESIALFARVGGGIYTKAADVGADLVGKVEAGIPEDDPRNPATIADNVGDNVGDVAGMGADLFGSYVATVLATMVLGRETLSVDNYGGFAPILLPMLIAGTGIVFSIIGTFFVKISDKTEDTTAKVQKALNMGNWGSIILTAVASYFLVNFILPENMSLRGFEFTRMGVFGAIMVGLVVGTLMSIITEYYTAMGKRPVTSIVKQSSTGHATNIIGGLSVGMESTLLPMIVLSAGIWGSYLCAGLYGVAIAAAGMMATTAMQLAIDAFGPIADNAGGIAEMSELPKSVREKTDILDAVGNTTAATGKGFAIASAALTALALFAAFVGIAGIDGIDIYKADVLSGLFIGAMIPFIFSSLAINAVGKAAMAMVEEVRRQFREIPGILEGTGQPEYDKCVAISTDASIKKMLLPGSIAIVTPLLVGFIWGPEVLGGFLAGATASGVLLGMFQNNAGGAWDNAKKSFEKGVDVNGETYYKGSEMHKASVTGDTVGDPFKDTSGPSMNILIKLMSIVSLVIAPTLASMFAEKIEKDRQNKIETMISASQKKSVSMTNCNTECMKECSAQGKNCETEYFQCCK, encoded by the coding sequence ATGAATTTACTATTTTATTTGGTACCTCTTTTTGGTGTCATAGCCTTACTTTATACCTTCGTTCAAAGTTCTTGGGTAAGTAAGCAACCAGCAGGTAATGACAGAATGAAAACCATTAGTGGTCATATTGCAGATGGAGCGATGGCTTTTCTAAAAGCTGAATATCGTATCCTTACTTATTTTGTAATTGTGGTAGGTGTATTATTGGGAATTATGGGATTTAGCAATGCTAATTCTCATTGGAGTATAGGAGTAGCATTTGCTGTAGGAGCAGTTTTTTCGGCAACAGCAGGTTATATAGGAATGAAAATCGCAACGAAATCAAATGTAAGAACAGCAGAAGCGGCTAAAACTTCATTAGCTCAAGCGCTTAAAGTTTCTTTTACTGGAGGTTCTGTAATGGGAATGGGAGTTGCAGGTCTTGCTGTTTTAGGCTTAGGTTCTTTATTCTTAATTATTAAACAAATTTTTGCGCCAGAAGCCAGTGTAGATTCCCACGAAATGGAAAGAGCCATCGAAATATTGACTGGTTTTTCTTTAGGAGCAGAATCTATTGCTTTATTTGCAAGAGTTGGTGGTGGTATTTATACCAAAGCAGCAGATGTAGGTGCAGATTTAGTAGGGAAAGTAGAAGCAGGTATTCCTGAAGACGATCCTAGAAATCCAGCTACGATTGCGGATAATGTAGGAGATAATGTGGGAGATGTTGCAGGAATGGGAGCAGATTTATTTGGCTCTTATGTGGCTACTGTTTTAGCAACGATGGTTTTGGGTAGAGAAACTTTATCGGTAGATAATTATGGTGGTTTCGCTCCAATTCTTTTACCAATGCTTATTGCAGGAACTGGAATTGTATTTTCTATTATAGGAACTTTCTTTGTTAAAATTTCAGATAAAACAGAAGATACCACTGCTAAAGTTCAAAAAGCATTAAACATGGGGAACTGGGGAAGTATTATTCTAACAGCGGTTGCTTCTTATTTCTTGGTGAATTTCATTCTTCCTGAAAATATGTCTTTAAGAGGTTTTGAGTTTACCAGAATGGGTGTTTTCGGAGCGATTATGGTAGGTTTAGTAGTTGGAACATTGATGTCTATCATTACTGAATATTACACAGCAATGGGAAAAAGACCTGTAACAAGTATTGTGAAACAGTCTTCTACAGGACACGCAACTAATATTATTGGTGGACTCTCTGTGGGAATGGAATCTACATTATTGCCAATGATTGTACTTTCTGCGGGAATTTGGGGTTCTTATCTTTGTGCAGGTTTATATGGAGTAGCTATTGCTGCTGCTGGAATGATGGCAACTACAGCCATGCAATTAGCGATTGATGCTTTCGGACCAATTGCAGATAATGCAGGTGGAATTGCAGAAATGAGTGAATTGCCAAAAAGTGTAAGAGAAAAAACAGATATTTTAGATGCTGTAGGAAACACTACTGCAGCTACTGGAAAAGGATTTGCTATTGCTTCTGCAGCACTTACAGCTTTAGCGCTATTTGCAGCATTTGTTGGAATTGCAGGAATTGATGGTATTGATATTTATAAAGCAGATGTTTTATCGGGGCTTTTTATTGGGGCAATGATTCCGTTTATTTTCTCATCATTAGCTATTAATGCAGTAGGAAAAGCGGCTATGGCAATGGTAGAAGAAGTAAGAAGACAGTTCAGAGAAATTCCAGGAATTTTAGAAGGAACTGGGCAACCAGAATATGATAAATGCGTAGCGATTTCTACGGATGCTTCTATCAAAAAAATGTTATTACCAGGTTCTATCGCTATTGTTACTCCATTATTAGTTGGTTTTATTTGGGGGCCTGAAGTTTTAGGAGGATTTTTAGCGGGAGCTACCGCAAGTGGAGTTTTACTTGGAATGTTCCAAAATAACGCTGGTGGAGCTTGGGATAATGCGAAAAAATCTTTTGAAAAAGGAGTAGATGTAAATGGAGAAACTTATTACAAAGGTTCTGAAATGCACAAAGCTTCAGTAACAGGAGATACAGTAGGTGATCCATTTAAAGATACTTCTGGACCTTCAATGAATATTTTAATTAAGTTAATGTCAATTGTTTCTTTGGTTATTGCTCCTACATTAGCTTCTATGTTTGCCGAAAAAATTGAAAAAGACAGACAAAATAAAATTGAAACCATGATTTCTGCCTCTCAAAAGAAATCCGTTTCTATGACTAATTGTAATACAGAATGTATGAAAGAATGTTCCGCTCAAGGAAAAAATTGTGAAACCGAATATTTCCAATGTTGTAAATAA
- a CDS encoding inorganic pyrophosphatase encodes MIPNFKAHPWHGVSAGDDAPNVVTTFIEIVPADTIKYEVDKKSGYLKVDRPQKFSNIIPALYGFIPRTYCHEEVKKLAIREGAVDVSEGDHDPLDILVLSSHNIHSGGLLMDAIPVGGFKMIDKGEADDKIVAVMVGDQVYGHIRDISELPQAEVFRLKHYFLTYKNLPYEEATCRIEEIYGAEHAKEVIVASQKDYSDKFGGIM; translated from the coding sequence ATGATTCCAAATTTTAAAGCACATCCATGGCATGGAGTTTCTGCAGGAGATGATGCTCCAAATGTAGTAACTACTTTCATAGAAATTGTTCCAGCAGATACAATTAAGTATGAAGTAGACAAAAAAAGTGGATATTTAAAAGTAGACAGACCACAGAAATTTTCGAATATTATTCCAGCATTGTACGGTTTTATTCCTAGAACGTATTGCCACGAAGAAGTTAAAAAATTAGCGATTAGAGAAGGAGCAGTAGATGTTTCAGAAGGTGACCACGATCCATTGGATATTTTAGTGTTAAGCTCACACAATATTCACTCTGGTGGTTTATTGATGGATGCGATTCCAGTTGGCGGTTTTAAAATGATTGACAAAGGTGAAGCAGATGATAAAATCGTAGCAGTAATGGTAGGAGATCAAGTGTATGGTCACATCAGAGATATTTCTGAATTGCCACAAGCTGAAGTTTTCAGACTAAAACATTACTTCTTAACTTATAAAAATCTTCCTTATGAAGAAGCAACTTGTAGAATAGAAGAAATATACGGAGCTGAACATGCTAAAGAAGTAATTGTAGCTTCACAAAAAGACTATTCTGACAAATTTGGGGGCATTATGTAA
- the radC gene encoding RadC family protein: MSIKFLSEDDRPREKFLLKGKSALSDSELLAIILGSGNTEESAVELAQKILKSVDNNWQNLSLLSIKDLMKFKGIGEAKAISIATALEIGRRKASQEIPEKLIIKSSEQAYKILLPHLSDLRTEEFWVIFLNQKNQLIKKTQISKGGISATHVDVRVLFKEALENFSTNIIVAHNHPTGVLKPSEADIRMTKNIQNAGEILDIKLLDHIIIGENSFYSFAEAGLL, translated from the coding sequence ATGTCAATAAAATTCCTTTCTGAAGATGATAGACCAAGAGAAAAGTTTCTTTTGAAGGGTAAATCTGCACTTTCAGATTCAGAATTATTGGCGATCATTTTAGGAAGTGGAAATACAGAAGAATCTGCGGTAGAACTCGCTCAGAAAATTTTGAAAAGTGTAGACAATAATTGGCAAAATCTGAGTTTACTTTCCATAAAAGATTTGATGAAATTCAAAGGAATTGGTGAAGCAAAAGCAATTTCTATTGCTACAGCGCTGGAAATTGGCAGAAGAAAAGCATCACAAGAAATTCCAGAAAAATTGATTATCAAAAGTTCTGAACAGGCTTATAAAATACTTTTGCCACATCTTTCCGACCTCAGAACAGAAGAGTTTTGGGTAATTTTCTTGAATCAGAAAAATCAACTGATTAAAAAAACTCAAATTTCAAAAGGCGGAATTTCTGCAACTCATGTAGATGTTAGAGTGCTCTTTAAAGAAGCTTTAGAGAATTTTTCCACTAATATTATTGTGGCGCATAATCATCCAACTGGTGTTCTAAAACCGAGCGAAGCAGACATTAGAATGACTAAAAATATTCAAAATGCTGGCGAAATTTTAGACATTAAATTGCTAGACCATATCATAATTGGCGAAAATTCATTTTACAGTTTTGCAGAAGCAGGTTTATTATGA